One Syntrophorhabdaceae bacterium genomic window carries:
- a CDS encoding flippase: protein MKMELRIFKNTVVMIIQPLILNLISLSVIGYTARKLGIQDFGTFNLALLFSTLFYPLGVMGLNSVFVRDVSRVRENKETSEAYIGRLLGLRWCIIGVAVIMVILAALIMHYPPKVFKAICVAALILGAQLLSESICDVFSAHERMEYTAFVGFISGLTLTVLSVVVLYLGMGVLAVLFVYALGQILGVALSMLILKKRFVRLRLAIDYLFWKKKLLEGLPFVGMSLIWAGMLRFDTIILSKAVSAIDLGLYTTGMMLITKINLIPEAAGSSLYPAISNLHANKRDDDIRYVIQKTLSSILTIALPISIGTCFYGKEIIRLIFGSSYERAGWILSVAIWALVMRCYQFVEFSALAATNKHQTTLRAYIVAGLSCLVLNLLLTLPFKMGGALASFLGAQLVLTVLFTVATVREHPGCVSLSGMKRMLTLNVCLVMLLVLLKPFSFPIVLVVSGLFYVCGILGFGIISVSQLKQFKQAYRR from the coding sequence ATGAAAATGGAATTACGCATATTCAAGAACACGGTCGTTATGATAATACAGCCTCTGATCTTGAATCTCATATCTCTGTCCGTCATCGGCTACACGGCGAGAAAGCTCGGCATCCAGGACTTCGGTACGTTCAATTTAGCGCTTCTGTTCTCCACGTTATTCTATCCTTTGGGTGTTATGGGCTTAAACAGCGTCTTTGTGAGGGACGTCTCGAGAGTGAGGGAGAACAAAGAGACGTCTGAAGCATATATAGGAAGATTATTGGGGCTCAGATGGTGCATTATCGGCGTCGCCGTTATCATGGTCATCCTGGCCGCACTCATCATGCACTATCCGCCGAAAGTTTTCAAGGCAATCTGTGTTGCTGCGCTCATACTGGGCGCCCAGCTCTTATCCGAATCAATCTGCGATGTCTTTTCAGCCCATGAGCGTATGGAGTATACGGCCTTTGTCGGTTTTATTTCCGGTCTCACACTTACCGTATTATCGGTGGTTGTTCTTTACCTGGGAATGGGGGTATTGGCTGTTCTATTCGTATACGCCCTCGGCCAGATACTGGGTGTGGCACTATCCATGCTCATACTGAAGAAGCGCTTCGTCAGATTGAGGCTGGCTATCGACTACCTTTTTTGGAAAAAGAAACTACTGGAGGGTTTGCCCTTTGTCGGCATGTCCCTTATCTGGGCAGGCATGCTAAGGTTTGATACGATAATCCTGTCAAAAGCCGTAAGCGCGATCGATCTCGGACTCTACACAACCGGAATGATGCTCATAACCAAGATTAACCTGATTCCGGAAGCGGCGGGGAGTTCCCTCTATCCTGCAATATCGAATCTCCATGCCAATAAACGTGATGACGACATCCGATACGTCATCCAAAAGACGCTTTCATCTATTTTGACTATCGCACTGCCCATCTCTATAGGAACCTGTTTCTATGGAAAGGAGATTATCCGCCTGATTTTTGGCTCAAGTTATGAAAGGGCCGGTTGGATTTTGTCTGTCGCAATTTGGGCCCTGGTTATGAGGTGCTACCAGTTTGTTGAGTTCAGCGCTCTGGCGGCAACAAATAAGCACCAGACAACGTTAAGGGCGTACATAGTCGCCGGTCTTTCGTGCTTAGTTCTCAATCTGCTCCTCACTTTGCCATTCAAGATGGGGGGCGCCTTAGCGTCCTTCTTGGGGGCGCAGCTAGTTCTGACAGTCCTTTTTACCGTGGCCACCGTACGAGAACACCCGGGGTGTGTCAGTCTATCAGGGATGAAAAGAATGCTCACTCTTAATGTCTGTTTAGTCATGTTGCTCGTTCTGTTGAAGCCTTTCAGCTTTCCGATCGTCCTGGTGGTAAGTGGCTTGTTCTATGTGTGCGGAATCCTTGGATTTGGAATCATATCGGTAAGTCAACTAAAACAGTTCAAACAAGCGTATAGGAGATAA